The Streptomyces sp. NBC_00510 genomic interval CTCCTGCCGCGCCCAGCCGACGCCGACGCCGAGCACCAGCCGCCCGCCGCTGAGCGCGTTGAGGTTCGCGGCCATCCGCGCCGTCAGCAGTGGATGCCGGTACGGCAGGATCAGCACCGTCGTCCCCAGCCGGATCCTGTCGGTGACGCCCGCGAGCCAGGACAGGGTGGTGAAGGGCTCGTAGAAGGGCGCCGGGTACTGCTCCGCCACGTCCGGCGTCACCACGACGTGGTCGGAGACCATCAGCAGGTCGAAGCCGAGACCCTCCACCGTCCGCGCCCAGTCGCGCAGCACGCCGGGGTCGGTTCCGGGCCCGAAATTGGGGACGTTCACGCCGATTCGCACTCGATCAGGCTATCCAGCCGGAGGTCCCGTCCGGAAGGCATTCCTCGCGGTGTGGGCGGCGCCCGGCCGTGGATCCGCCGGTATCTTCGCCGTATGGCCGAGAATCTCGACGCGACCGACTGGACGATCCTCACCGAGCTGCAGCGCGACGGGCGGGTCCCCTTCACCGAGCTGGCCCGCCGGGTGAGCCTCAGCGCCTCCGCGACCACCGAGCGGGTCCGCCGGCTGGAGACCCTGGGCGTCATCACGGGCTACCGCGCGGAGGTCGACCTCGGCAAGGCCGGCTACCCGGTCCTCGCGGTCGTCCGCCTGAAGTACCCCGGCAGCCGGCACGAGCCCCTGCACCGGCTGCTCGCGGAGCGTCCGGAGATCCTGGAGTGCCTGCGCACCACCGGGGAGGAGTGCTACGTGCTGAAGGTCGCCGCCGCGTCCATGGGCCACCTGGAGGAAGTCATGGACGAGCTGGCGCAGTTCGGGAGCGCGACGACCAGTGTGGTCTACCGGCAGACCCTGCCGTATCGGGGTCCTGGCGGCGCTCCTTCCGGCATGCTGTGAGCGTGGAGTCTGCGAAGGTAGTCGAAGAGCTGTGGCAGCGGATCCAGGCACGCGACTGGGCCGGTGCCGGTGAACTGATCGCCGAGGACGCCGTGGTGGAGTGGCCCGTGAGCGGCGAGCGCATCGTCGGCAGGGCCAACTTCCTCGCCGTCAACAGGGAGTACCCGGAAGGCTGGTCGATCCGTGTCCTGAGGGTCGTGGCCGACGGCGACCAGGCCGTCTCGGAGGTCGAGGTGCCGCACGTGGACCTCGGGCTCTTCCACGCGGCGTCGTTCTGGACCGTCCGCGACGGGCGGATCGTCGCCGGACGCGAGTACTGGACGAGCCCGGGCGCCGACCCGCGCCCGGAGTGGCGCGCCCGCTACGTCGAGCCGATGTAGCGGGCGCGCGCCCTCGTACCGGGCGGGACGGTCAGCCGCCGATCGCCGGGTCGCTGGTGCTCTCCCGGCCCGTCTCGACGTGGCCGGCCAGCCGGCGCCGGAAGGTGCCGTCGTGGTCGGAGGTCACCGACAGGTCGTACCAGCCGTGGCTGCGGTGCGTCTCGGCCACGTGCACGACACGGGCGCCCGGACGCAGCCGGTGGGACGACGGCTTGTGCTCGCCGTAGCCGTCCCTGACCGTGAGCGTGACCGTCGAGTGCCCGTGGTTGGTCAGGACCAGGCGCACGGCGCCGCTCCCGCCGTCGTGGCGGGCGCCGACCTCGGCACCCGCCGCCGCGGCCCGGCCGGCGAACCGGCGCAGGAAGCCGTTGGGGCCGTGCACGGTGAGGTCGTAGTCGCCGTGGGCGCCCGCGGCGACGTTCCAGGCGCCGGTGAGCGAGTGCCCCGACCCGACGGTGTACGTCCACGGACCGGAGGCGTCCGTCGTGGAGGTGACCAGGAAACCGGCGCCGGCCTCGCCGTGGGAGGCGAACTCGATCCGCAGCGAGCCCGCGGCACTGATCCCGCCGTCCGCGGCGAGGTCGTACGGGACGGGCCGCGCGGGGCGCAGACCGCGCTCCTGACGGGGCAGCGAGCCCTTCGCGGGAGGGACCGGCGAGTAGTCGGGGTGACGGTCGCCGTCCGGCGGGAGGTAGCCGTCGGTGTCGGGCAGCCGCGGGGTGCGGCTGTCCTTGTGCCGGAAGTCGAAGGCCGTCGTCAGATCGCCGCAGACGGCGCGGCGCCAGGGGGAGATGTTGGGCTCGGTCACGCCGAAGCGGCGCTCCATGAACCGGATGATGGAGGTGTGGTCGAAGGTCTGCGAGCAGACGTAGCCGCCCTTGCTCCAGGGGGAGACGACGAACATCGGGACGCGCTGGCCCAGCCCGTACGGACCCGCCGGGCGCCCGCTGTCGCCGGCGTACACGTCGCGGGTGACGTCGACGGTGGAGCCGCCCTGCGCGGACGAGCCGGCCGGGAACGGCGGCACGACGTGGTCGAAGAACCCGTCGTTCTCGTCGTAGGTGATGAACAGCGCGGTCCTGCTCCACACCTCGGGGTCGGAGGTGAGCGCGTCGAGGACCTGCGAGATGTACCAGGCGCCGTAGTTGGCGGGCCAGTTGGGGTGCTCGGTGAAGGCCTCGGGGGCCACGACCCAGGAGACCTTCGGCAGCTTCCCGGCCTTGACGTCGGCGCGCAGGATGTCGAAGAAGCCCTCGCCCTTGCGGGCGTCGGTGCCGGTGCGGGCCTTGTCGTACAGCGGGTCGCCGGGCTTGGCGCCCCGGTACTGGTTGAAGTACAGCAGCGAGTTGTCGCCGTAGTTGCCGCGGTAGGCGTCCTCGATCCAGCCCCAGCCGCCCGCGGCGTCCAGGCCGTCGCCGACGTCCTGGTAGATCTTCCAGGAGACCCCGGCCTTCTCCAGCCGCTCGGGATAGGTCGTCCAGGAGTAGCCCAGTTCGTCGTTGCCGAGGACCGGGCCGCCGCCCTTGCCGTCGTTGCCGGTGTGGCCCGTCCACATGTAGTAGCGGTTGGGGTCGGTGGAGCCCATGAAGGAGCAGTGGTAGGCGTCGCAGATGGTGAAGGCGTCGGCGAGCGCGTGGTGGAACGGGATGTCCTCGCGCGTCAGGTGCGCCATCGTCGTGGCGGACTTGGCCGGGATCCACTGGTCGTACCGGCCCTTGTTGAAGGCGGCCTGGGTGTCCTTCCACCCGTGCGGCAGGTCCTCCAGGAAGGCCAGACCGAGGTCGTCGGCGTCCGGGTGGAACGGCAGCACCTCCTTCGTGCCGTCCGACTGGTGCCAGACCGGCTTGCCGCTCGGCAGCGTCACGGGGTGCGGGTCCCCGAACCCCCTGACACCGCGCAAGGTGCCGAGGTAATGGTCGAAGGAGCGGTTCTCCTGCATCAGGACCACGATGTGCTCGACGTCCTTGAGGGAACCGGTGTTCCTGTGCGCGGGTATCTCCGCCGCGCGGGCGATGCTGGTGGACAGCGCGGTCAGGGCGGCCGTGCCGCCCGCCAGTTGCATGAACCTTCTGCGGTCAAGGGCGTTCATGAAGGGCCTGTCTCCCGGAAGATGCGATGGGCCGTCGGATGTGCGGAGCCGTCAGCTTCCTCAACTTGTCCGAACAAGTGGGGGCCAGTACGCGAACCGTTCGGGAAACCTGCCCCAACCGGGCCACGGTCGGCGGCGCCGTGACCAGGGCCTGCCGAGCCGCTGGGGGCGTGCGGGGAGAGCGTGCACACTGAGCCCATGAACCGTCTCGAACGCTGGGAGCAGCAGACCAGGGCGCCGCTGCTCGCCCTGGCCGTGGTGTTCGGCGCCGCCTACGCCCTGCCGATCCTGGTGCCGGCCGCCGACCCCGCGCTCATCACCACCGCGCACTGGACGGAGCGCACGGTCTGGGCCCTGTTCGCCGCCGACTACGCGGTCCGGCTGGGCCTGAGCGAGCGGCGCTGGGAGTTCGTCAGGCGCCAGCCGCTCAGCCTGGCGGTGGTCGTCCTCCCGCTGCTCCAGCCGCTGCGCCTGCTGCGGCTGGTCTCCGCGCTCTTCCTGGTCGGCCAGCGGGTGCGGATGGCGGCGCAGGTGCGCCTGACGACGTACGTCGTCGGTGCCGTGCTCGGGCTGCTGGCGTTCGGGTCGGTCGCCGTCCTCGAGGTCGAGCGCAACTCCCCGCACGGCAACATCCGCACCATCGGCGACGCCCTGTGGTGGTCCTTCACCACGATGACGACCGTGGGCTACGGGGACCACGCCCCCACCACCGGCGTCGGCAGGCTGATCGCCGTGGGGCTGATGCTCTCGGGCATCGCCCTGCTCGGTGTGGTCACCGCCAACATCGCCGCCTGGTTCCTGGCCCGCTTCCAGGAGGACGAGGAGGAGAACCGGCGCGTCCAGGAGGTCACGGAGGAACTGCTGCGGGAGGTCCGTGAGCTGCGCCGCCAGGTGGCCGACCTCACACAGGCCACGGCCGCCGCCCGCGCCGGAACGTCCGGAAGTGTGTCGAACAGTGCGGTCGAACAGAGCGTCGAATAGAGCATCGCGTCCGAACGGATCAAGGGCGCACGGGAATGGGCTAGGTCACAGGTGTGCCCCCTGCTGCTCACCTGCTCACGGGCACTAACCTCTGAGCATGACGGTCCTGCCTGATGACGGGCTTTCTCTGGCCGCCGAATTCCCGGATGCGACCCACGAGCAGTGGCGGCGCCTCGTAGAGGGCGTCCTGCGCAAGGCGGGCAAGGACGTCTCGGGTCAGGCGGCGGAGGACGCGCTGTCCACCACCCTCGAAGACGGGCTGACCACGCGCCCGCTGTACACCGCGCCCGACGCGCCCGACGCCTTCGGCGACCGCGTCGGCCTCCCCGGCTTCGCGCCCTTCACCCGGGGCGGCGCCCCGGCGGGCGGCGTCCTCGGCGGCTGGGACGTGCGCCAGCGCCACGCTCGGCCCGACGCGGCCCGCGCGAACGAGGCGGTGCTCGCCGACCTGGAGAACGGCGTCACCTCCCT includes:
- a CDS encoding potassium channel family protein, with translation MNRLERWEQQTRAPLLALAVVFGAAYALPILVPAADPALITTAHWTERTVWALFAADYAVRLGLSERRWEFVRRQPLSLAVVVLPLLQPLRLLRLVSALFLVGQRVRMAAQVRLTTYVVGAVLGLLAFGSVAVLEVERNSPHGNIRTIGDALWWSFTTMTTVGYGDHAPTTGVGRLIAVGLMLSGIALLGVVTANIAAWFLARFQEDEEENRRVQEVTEELLREVRELRRQVADLTQATAAARAGTSGSVSNSAVEQSVE
- a CDS encoding phospholipase C, phosphocholine-specific, which gives rise to MNALDRRRFMQLAGGTAALTALSTSIARAAEIPAHRNTGSLKDVEHIVVLMQENRSFDHYLGTLRGVRGFGDPHPVTLPSGKPVWHQSDGTKEVLPFHPDADDLGLAFLEDLPHGWKDTQAAFNKGRYDQWIPAKSATTMAHLTREDIPFHHALADAFTICDAYHCSFMGSTDPNRYYMWTGHTGNDGKGGGPVLGNDELGYSWTTYPERLEKAGVSWKIYQDVGDGLDAAGGWGWIEDAYRGNYGDNSLLYFNQYRGAKPGDPLYDKARTGTDARKGEGFFDILRADVKAGKLPKVSWVVAPEAFTEHPNWPANYGAWYISQVLDALTSDPEVWSRTALFITYDENDGFFDHVVPPFPAGSSAQGGSTVDVTRDVYAGDSGRPAGPYGLGQRVPMFVVSPWSKGGYVCSQTFDHTSIIRFMERRFGVTEPNISPWRRAVCGDLTTAFDFRHKDSRTPRLPDTDGYLPPDGDRHPDYSPVPPAKGSLPRQERGLRPARPVPYDLAADGGISAAGSLRIEFASHGEAGAGFLVTSTTDASGPWTYTVGSGHSLTGAWNVAAGAHGDYDLTVHGPNGFLRRFAGRAAAAGAEVGARHDGGSGAVRLVLTNHGHSTVTLTVRDGYGEHKPSSHRLRPGARVVHVAETHRSHGWYDLSVTSDHDGTFRRRLAGHVETGRESTSDPAIGG
- a CDS encoding nuclear transport factor 2 family protein; the encoded protein is MESAKVVEELWQRIQARDWAGAGELIAEDAVVEWPVSGERIVGRANFLAVNREYPEGWSIRVLRVVADGDQAVSEVEVPHVDLGLFHAASFWTVRDGRIVAGREYWTSPGADPRPEWRARYVEPM
- a CDS encoding Lrp/AsnC family transcriptional regulator → MAENLDATDWTILTELQRDGRVPFTELARRVSLSASATTERVRRLETLGVITGYRAEVDLGKAGYPVLAVVRLKYPGSRHEPLHRLLAERPEILECLRTTGEECYVLKVAAASMGHLEEVMDELAQFGSATTSVVYRQTLPYRGPGGAPSGML